One stretch of Bremerella cremea DNA includes these proteins:
- the groL gene encoding chaperonin GroEL (60 kDa chaperone family; promotes refolding of misfolded polypeptides especially under stressful conditions; forms two stacked rings of heptamers to form a barrel-shaped 14mer; ends can be capped by GroES; misfolded proteins enter the barrel where they are refolded when GroES binds) produces the protein MAKQMVFGDDARGPLLAGVTKLARAVKSTLGPRGRNAVLDKGWGSPKITKDGVTVAEDIELDDVYENLACQLVKEAASKTNDVAGDGTTTATVLAEGIFREGLKMLAAGADGMALQRGILKAADAVGAAVQKSATKIDEKSKKQIEQIAAIAGNNDSTIGKVLAEAFLKVGKDGVITVEEGRGSETTVDFVEGMQFDRGFLSPHFVTDEDSQTVELDDCYVLLFEEKISAAKKLVPLLEAISKANKPLLIIAEDVDGEALATLVVNKMRGILNVAAVKAPGYGDRRKAMLGDIATLTGGTAIFKDLGIDLESVKTSNLGRAKKVKLTASDTVIVGGAGKKADIEGRAAQIRNEIEATDSEYDREKLQERLAKLAGGVAQINCGAVTETEMKERKDLLVDAKSATQAALQEGIVPGGGIALLRAGKVLKKLDLEGDEKHGAEIVAKVLEYPLRTIAQNAGLDGGVVVNRVRQQKKASEGFNADTGNYEDLIEAGVIDPAKVVRTALQNAASVAALLLTTDSLITEIPSEDEGGDHHDHHDHGGMGGMGGMGMGGMGGMGMPGMM, from the coding sequence GTGGCAAAACAGATGGTCTTTGGAGATGACGCACGCGGGCCGCTATTGGCCGGTGTAACGAAGCTGGCACGTGCCGTGAAGAGCACGTTGGGGCCTCGTGGTCGGAATGCCGTTCTGGACAAAGGTTGGGGCTCGCCCAAGATCACAAAGGACGGCGTCACAGTTGCCGAAGACATCGAACTGGATGATGTCTACGAAAACTTGGCCTGTCAGTTGGTCAAGGAAGCTGCCAGCAAGACGAACGACGTCGCAGGCGATGGTACCACCACCGCGACCGTTCTGGCGGAAGGCATTTTCCGTGAAGGTCTTAAAATGCTGGCCGCCGGTGCCGACGGCATGGCTTTGCAGCGTGGCATTCTGAAAGCAGCCGACGCCGTTGGCGCAGCCGTTCAGAAATCGGCCACCAAGATCGACGAAAAGAGCAAGAAACAAATCGAACAAATCGCCGCGATCGCTGGCAACAACGATTCGACGATCGGTAAGGTTCTGGCCGAAGCCTTCTTGAAGGTCGGCAAAGACGGCGTTATCACCGTCGAAGAAGGCCGTGGTAGCGAAACGACCGTCGACTTTGTCGAAGGGATGCAGTTCGATCGCGGCTTCCTCTCCCCTCACTTCGTCACCGACGAAGACAGCCAAACGGTTGAACTGGATGACTGCTACGTCCTCTTGTTCGAAGAAAAAATCTCGGCCGCCAAGAAGCTCGTCCCGCTGCTGGAAGCAATTAGCAAGGCCAACAAGCCGCTGCTGATCATCGCAGAAGACGTCGACGGCGAAGCTCTGGCAACCTTGGTTGTCAACAAGATGCGTGGCATCTTGAATGTCGCCGCCGTCAAAGCTCCTGGCTACGGCGATCGCCGCAAGGCCATGCTGGGTGACATCGCGACCTTGACCGGTGGCACCGCCATCTTCAAGGATCTGGGAATCGATCTGGAAAGCGTCAAGACCTCGAACTTGGGTCGCGCCAAGAAGGTCAAGCTGACCGCCAGCGATACCGTGATCGTCGGTGGTGCGGGCAAGAAAGCCGACATCGAAGGTCGTGCCGCTCAGATCCGCAACGAGATCGAAGCGACCGACAGCGAATACGATCGCGAAAAGCTGCAAGAACGTCTGGCCAAGCTGGCCGGTGGTGTCGCCCAGATCAACTGCGGTGCCGTTACCGAAACCGAAATGAAGGAACGCAAGGACTTACTGGTCGACGCCAAGAGCGCTACCCAGGCCGCCCTGCAAGAAGGGATCGTTCCTGGTGGTGGTATCGCGTTGCTGCGAGCCGGTAAGGTCCTGAAGAAGCTTGATCTCGAAGGAGATGAAAAGCACGGTGCCGAGATCGTTGCCAAGGTGCTGGAATATCCACTCCGCACGATCGCTCAAAATGCTGGTCTGGACGGTGGCGTCGTCGTCAATCGCGTTCGCCAGCAAAAGAAGGCCTCCGAAGGTTTCAATGCCGACACCGGCAACTATGAAGACCTGATCGAAGCTGGCGTCATCGATCCAGCCAAGGTCGTTCGTACCGCTCTACAAAACGCTGCTAGTGTGGCTGCCCTGCTGCTGACAACTGATTCGCTGATCACCGAAATCCCGTCGGAAGACGAAGGCGGCGATCATCACGACCACCATGACCACGGCGGCATGGGTGGTATGGGCGGCATGGGCATGGGGGGAATGGGTGGCATGGGCATGCCCGGCATGATGTAA
- a CDS encoding bifunctional GNAT family N-acetyltransferase/carbon-nitrogen hydrolase family protein, translating to MEPIDLKEYEWKTVLRQMRIEDYEALVEMQLACFPGMEPWGRDHIESQIQMFPKGQMVIEIDGHIAASSGSLIVQYEPNMAWHNWKAISGNGYIRNHNPKGDTLYGIELMVHPEYRGLKLARRLYDARKELCREMNLARMIIGGRIPGYHKCAEKMSAREYVERVVAKAEYDPVLTAQTSNGFALQGLISNYLPSDKASCGYATFLEWRNLDYRPGAKRRFHHLVEPIRITTVQYEMRSIRSFEEFAQQCDFFLDVASDYKSDFILFPELFTTQLLSCVEPTRPGLAARRLAEFTTDYLEFFSERAIKFNVNVIGGSHFVLENDTLYNIAYLFGRDGSIGKQYKIHITPSERKWWGIEPGHKVEVFDTDCGRVAIQICYDIEFPELTRIAADKGAEMIFVPYNTDTRHGYQRVRTCAQARCVENQVYVAISGCTGNLPFVENADIHYAQSGIFTPCDAEFARDGVAAECNPNVETIVIHDVDLELLRRHRMEGSVQNWNDRRRDLYQVRYLEDGEEKLV from the coding sequence ATGGAACCGATCGACCTGAAGGAATACGAGTGGAAAACCGTTCTGCGGCAAATGCGGATCGAAGACTACGAGGCCCTGGTCGAAATGCAACTAGCTTGCTTTCCCGGGATGGAGCCTTGGGGCCGGGATCATATCGAAAGCCAGATTCAGATGTTTCCGAAGGGGCAAATGGTTATCGAGATCGATGGCCATATTGCCGCCTCGTCTGGTAGCTTGATTGTCCAGTACGAGCCCAACATGGCTTGGCACAACTGGAAGGCGATCTCCGGCAATGGTTATATTCGCAACCACAATCCCAAAGGGGATACGCTCTACGGGATCGAACTGATGGTTCACCCAGAGTACCGTGGCTTGAAATTGGCTCGGCGATTGTACGATGCTCGTAAAGAATTGTGCCGGGAGATGAACTTGGCTCGGATGATCATCGGTGGTCGTATTCCGGGCTATCACAAATGTGCCGAAAAGATGTCGGCTCGCGAATATGTCGAACGGGTTGTCGCCAAAGCAGAGTACGATCCGGTGCTTACGGCCCAGACCTCGAACGGTTTCGCTCTGCAAGGCTTGATTTCAAACTATTTGCCCAGCGACAAGGCTTCGTGCGGTTACGCAACGTTCCTGGAATGGCGCAATCTCGACTATCGCCCCGGGGCCAAGCGGCGTTTTCATCACTTGGTCGAGCCCATCCGCATTACGACCGTTCAATACGAAATGCGTTCGATTCGTTCGTTTGAAGAGTTCGCCCAGCAATGCGACTTCTTCTTGGATGTCGCTTCCGACTACAAGTCGGACTTTATTCTCTTTCCCGAACTGTTTACGACGCAGCTTCTTTCGTGTGTCGAGCCGACCCGCCCAGGTTTGGCCGCCCGGCGTTTGGCGGAATTCACAACCGATTACCTAGAGTTCTTCTCAGAGAGGGCGATCAAATTTAATGTGAATGTGATCGGCGGAAGTCACTTCGTACTCGAGAACGACACGCTTTATAACATTGCGTACTTGTTTGGCCGCGATGGTTCGATCGGCAAGCAGTACAAAATTCATATCACGCCCAGCGAGCGCAAATGGTGGGGGATCGAGCCAGGGCACAAGGTCGAAGTTTTCGATACCGATTGCGGCCGCGTGGCGATTCAGATTTGCTACGACATCGAGTTCCCTGAACTGACCCGCATTGCGGCAGACAAAGGGGCGGAGATGATCTTCGTGCCGTATAACACCGACACGCGGCACGGTTATCAGCGCGTGAGAACTTGCGCGCAAGCTCGCTGCGTCGAGAATCAGGTTTACGTCGCGATCTCAGGTTGCACAGGGAACTTGCCCTTTGTCGAGAACGCTGATATTCACTATGCCCAGTCGGGTATTTTTACTCCCTGCGACGCTGAGTTCGCCCGGGATGGGGTCGCGGCTGAGTGCAATCCTAACGTCGAGACCATCGTGATTCACGACGTTGACTTAGAACTGCTGCGGCGTCACCGCATGGAAGGATCGGTCCAGAATTGGAACGATCGCCGCAGGGATTTGTATCAGGTGCGTTACCTGGAAGATGGCGAAGAAAAGCTTGTTTAG
- a CDS encoding M42 family metallopeptidase produces the protein MESESLQFFEQMLNTPSPSGYEAPVQDLVREYAGKFADKVDTDFHGNVIAAVNSGGKVRVMMAGHCDQIGLLVTQIDEMGFIRCQTIGGWDPVQLVGQKMAIWTDQGEIPAVISRKPIHLLTDSERKAPIQLKDLWLDIGAQDQAQAKSLVKVGDPVTLQLGMQKMQNGLVFGPKMDDTTGLWVVVEAARRYGKFAKKNCAAFAASTVQEEIGLRGAKTSAFGIDPHIGIAVDVTHATDCPTIDRGERGEVYLGRGPVIYRGPNMNPKVVSRLIEVAEKHKIPYQIAALGKAAPNDSNAIQTTRGGVAAGLVAIPNRYMHSAVETISLEDIDHAATLLAEFLHSIEDDDDFRPGM, from the coding sequence ATGGAGTCCGAGTCGCTACAGTTTTTCGAACAAATGTTGAATACCCCCAGCCCCTCTGGCTACGAAGCACCTGTACAAGACTTGGTTCGGGAATACGCCGGAAAATTTGCCGACAAAGTCGATACTGACTTTCATGGCAACGTTATTGCTGCGGTCAATTCCGGCGGCAAAGTACGTGTCATGATGGCCGGACACTGCGATCAAATTGGACTGTTGGTCACCCAAATCGACGAAATGGGTTTCATTCGCTGTCAAACCATCGGTGGCTGGGATCCCGTTCAACTGGTCGGCCAAAAGATGGCCATTTGGACCGACCAAGGCGAAATCCCGGCGGTCATCTCGCGCAAGCCAATCCACCTTTTGACCGATTCCGAACGAAAAGCCCCCATCCAACTGAAAGACTTATGGCTCGACATCGGTGCCCAAGATCAGGCTCAAGCGAAATCACTGGTCAAAGTAGGTGATCCGGTGACCCTGCAGTTGGGCATGCAAAAGATGCAGAACGGGCTGGTATTCGGCCCGAAAATGGACGACACGACCGGCTTGTGGGTGGTGGTTGAAGCCGCACGCCGCTATGGCAAGTTTGCCAAGAAAAACTGTGCCGCTTTTGCTGCCTCGACGGTGCAGGAAGAAATTGGCCTACGAGGAGCCAAAACCAGCGCTTTCGGCATCGATCCTCATATCGGCATCGCAGTCGATGTGACCCATGCCACCGATTGCCCCACGATCGACCGGGGTGAACGGGGAGAAGTTTACCTAGGACGCGGACCGGTGATCTACCGCGGCCCGAATATGAACCCCAAAGTAGTCAGCCGCCTGATCGAAGTCGCCGAGAAACATAAGATTCCTTATCAAATCGCAGCTTTGGGCAAAGCAGCGCCGAACGACTCGAACGCCATCCAAACCACCCGAGGTGGTGTTGCGGCAGGCCTGGTGGCAATACCCAACCGATATATGCACAGCGCGGTGGAAACGATCTCGCTGGAAGATATCGACCACGCGGCGACCCTGCTGGCCGAATTCCTACACAGCATCGAAGACGACGACGATTTCCGACCGGGGATGTAG